A genomic region of Miscanthus floridulus cultivar M001 chromosome 3, ASM1932011v1, whole genome shotgun sequence contains the following coding sequences:
- the LOC136544850 gene encoding uncharacterized protein: MAEMVSSAVIQESVSQIISDLVQKYEEKVETNEIRNIERLEMAHIRLEAALETSEKWQITDASLLHWRKKLKRAAQDCGDTLHKGKQRILEEEKMEQEVMNSSFPKRIAHATKSFVFSIFNRDNKELSRSVVKQFEWYADGASEFLRFIEFGGTPYYHIMPFGSLIKNLFAGKELHHKIVRGNNPSLLLWLAPFRTAEHGTEAIMVFIKKEGTAPEGNIYFSMIVQLSESTDIVGIAVKSMQLFAPHVKSIVENITKELTQLPTQDLSWVPFVYSYQKEHWGNLHSLATQWFRPNPLCCKQHDRHCAQPFSNQDMAGISDVSLEPLIEFNLQWQVSRTVYRKHKASLSGGIMSLQDSPYLKAGITFAPHGSSVDMIPENKSSEAREIVGGDQHLLHTDITLQQLGEIMLPNAIDYFCQNAEATVYQMVWKSKHGDARIQVERPSMRTFRTSLRTRRTIREPTKRKLFQGQEHEVWSWTHMISHLLDLWSTHAPIQLQRPVKDWMQKEREIQLVERKGKSFRKDVLSDRVSIA, from the coding sequence ATGGCGGAGATGGTAAGTTCTGCGGTTATCCAGGAGTCAGTTAGCCAAATTATATCTGATCTGGTTCAAAAATATGAGGAGAAAGTGGAAACAAATGAAATCAGAAACATAGAGAGGCTAGAGATGGCACACATCAGGCTTGAGGCTGCTCTTGAGACATCAGAAAAGTGGCAGATCACTGACGCATCCTTGTTGCATTGGCGTAAGAAGCTGAAGCGTGCTGCTCAAGATTGTGGCGACACACTCCACAAAGGCAAACAAAGAATCCTAGAAGAAGAAAAGATGGAACAGGAGGTAATGAATTCCTCCTTTCCCAAGCGGATCGCACATGCTACCAAGTCATTTGTTTTCTCCATCTTTAACCGCGACAACAAGGAGTTGAGCAGATCAGTTGTTAAACAATTTGAGTGGTATGCAGATGGAGCTAGTGAATTCCTAAGATTCATAGAGTTTGGTGGCACACCATACTATCACATCATGCCTTTTGGCTCCCTTATCAAGAACCTTTTTGCAGGCAAAGAACTGCACCATAAAATCGTTCGGGGAAACAATCCTTCGTTACTACTATGGTTGGCGCCCTTCAGAACTGCAGAGCATGGAACTGAGGCTATCATGGTATTTATAAAAAAAGAAGGCACTGCACCAGAGGGTAATATCTACTTTAGTATGATAGTACAGCTATCAGAGAGTACAGACATAGTTGGAATTGCAGTTAAGAGCATGCAGTTGTTTGCCCCTCATGTCAAGTCTATAGTTGAAAATATTACCAAAGAACTTACTCAACTACCTACTCAAGACCTATCATGGGTGCCATTTGTTTATTCATACCAGAAAGAACATTGGGGTAATCTTCATAGCCTTGCGACTCAGTGGTTTCGCCCAAACCCATTATGTTGCAAGCAGCATGATCGGCATTGTGCTCAACCTTTTAGCAACCAAGACATGGCAGGAATATCAGATGTTTCGCTAGAACCACTAATTGAATTTAATTTGCAGTGGCAAGTCTCACGGACTGTTTATAGGAAACATAAGGCCTCTCTGTCTGGAGGTATAATGTCTCTGCAAGATTCTCCATATCTGAAAGCTGGAATTACCTTTGCACCCCATGGGTCTTCTGTAGACATGATACCAGAGAATAAAAGTTCTGAAGCAAGGGAGATAGTTGGTGGAGATCAACATCTCTTGCATACAGACATTACCTTGCAACAACTAGGAGAGATCATGCTACCAAATGCCATTGATTACTTCTGCCAGAATGCTGAAGCGACAGTGTACCAAATGGTTTGGAAGTCCAAACATGGGGATGCACGCATCCAGGTTGAAAGGCCAAGCATGAGAACATTCAGAACAAGCTTACGAACACGGAGAACTATTAGGGAACCTACAAAAAGAAAGTTGTTTCAAGGACAGGAACACGAAGTTTGGAGCTGGACACATATGATTAGTCACTTGCTCGACTTATGGAGTACCCATGCTCCCATCCAACTGCAAAGGCCAGTCAAGGACTGGATGCAGAAAGAAAGGGAAATTCAGCTTgtagaaaggaaaggaaaatctTTTAGAAAGGATGTCCTCAGTGATAGAGTTAGTATCGCATAA